In Acinetobacter sp. TGL-Y2, a genomic segment contains:
- a CDS encoding DMT family transporter produces the protein MKESTSGWINGFIGVVIFAGSLPATRIAVADFDPIFLTSARAIIATLLAVILLLLLRQSRPQIIDIYSLIISSLSVVVGFPLLTALALQHVTSAHSIVFVGLLPLCTAVFAVIRGGEHPKPLFWVFSIIGAAFVVGYAVIGYESISFEGDLLMLAAIVICGLGYTEGGRLSRKIGGWQVISWSLVLSLPIMLPMALITMPSSFEHVTNPAWISLGYVSVFSMLLGFVFWYRGLAQGGIAVVGQLQLFQPFIGLGLAALLLHETVSWSMFIVTLVAVICVAGAKQYA, from the coding sequence ATGAAAGAATCAACAAGCGGCTGGATTAACGGTTTTATTGGTGTTGTGATATTTGCTGGATCATTGCCGGCCACTCGCATAGCTGTTGCAGACTTTGATCCGATATTTCTCACTAGTGCACGTGCGATAATTGCTACTTTATTAGCGGTAATTTTGCTTCTTTTGCTTAGACAATCTCGCCCACAGATTATTGATATTTATTCACTAATAATCAGTTCCTTAAGTGTTGTCGTGGGGTTTCCTCTATTAACAGCATTGGCACTCCAGCATGTTACTTCAGCCCACTCCATTGTATTTGTAGGACTCTTACCTCTCTGTACAGCTGTATTTGCTGTGATACGTGGTGGAGAACATCCAAAGCCCTTATTTTGGGTATTCTCCATTATAGGTGCCGCCTTTGTTGTAGGTTATGCCGTGATAGGCTATGAAAGTATTTCATTTGAAGGTGATTTATTGATGTTGGCCGCCATTGTTATATGCGGGTTGGGTTATACAGAAGGTGGGCGCCTTTCTCGAAAGATTGGAGGTTGGCAAGTGATTAGTTGGTCTTTAGTATTATCGTTGCCAATTATGTTACCAATGGCTTTAATCACTATGCCCTCATCATTTGAGCATGTCACGAACCCAGCATGGATTAGTTTGGGCTATGTTTCTGTTTTCAGTATGCTGTTAGGTTTCGTATTTTGGTATCGTGGATTGGCACAAGGGGGAATTGCTGTTGTAGGGCAACTTCAATTATTTCAACCTTTTATAGGACTTGGTCTTGCTGCATTGCTACTGCATGAAACAGTGAGTTGGTCAATGTTTATTGTAACTTTAGTTGCTGTAATATGTGTTGCAGGAGCAAAGCAATATGCATAA
- a CDS encoding enoyl-CoA hydratase-related protein, translated as MLKSLEFPYPHLHAQLEQGVLTLVIDRAEAKNALNTELYINLRQAICEADQASEVRVLVLRGANTDFSSGNDMKSLLQLPKFPEAGQAGSTPPFMLLKSVAEFSKPCIAAVRGACIGVANTLLLHFDFVYADNSATFQMPFVSLGLSLEGAASLLLVQCAGHHQAAEILLSAKKYDANKALKVGIINEIVNLPYDYASAQAQHLATLPIASLKAAKKLMKHNLDQILKCIDDEAEVVMQRVGSPEMFEAVNAFMQKRKPDFSQFN; from the coding sequence ATGCTGAAATCGCTTGAATTCCCTTACCCACACCTGCATGCTCAACTCGAACAAGGGGTACTGACACTTGTCATTGATCGTGCAGAAGCTAAAAATGCTTTAAATACGGAGTTGTATATCAATCTTCGCCAAGCCATCTGTGAGGCAGACCAAGCAAGTGAAGTGCGAGTTTTAGTTTTACGGGGTGCTAATACCGACTTTAGCTCTGGAAATGATATGAAATCACTCTTACAGCTTCCAAAGTTTCCTGAAGCGGGTCAAGCAGGCTCAACGCCACCATTTATGTTACTCAAATCCGTAGCTGAATTTTCAAAACCATGTATTGCTGCTGTTCGTGGTGCTTGTATTGGTGTTGCCAATACACTTCTTCTGCATTTTGATTTTGTTTATGCCGATAACAGTGCAACTTTCCAAATGCCTTTTGTCAGTTTAGGTTTATCTCTAGAAGGTGCAGCCAGTTTACTGTTGGTACAATGTGCAGGCCACCATCAAGCAGCGGAAATACTTTTGAGTGCAAAAAAATATGATGCAAATAAAGCTTTAAAGGTAGGCATCATCAATGAAATCGTAAATCTTCCTTACGATTATGCATCCGCTCAGGCGCAGCACTTAGCAACACTTCCGATTGCTTCGCTTAAAGCTGCCAAAAAATTAATGAAACATAATTTGGATCAAATTTTAAAATGTATAGACGATGAAGCAGAAGTCGTGATGCAGCGGGTGGGCTCACCTGAAATGTTTGAGGCAGTGAATGCTTTTATGCAAAAAAGAAAGCCTGATTTTTCACAATTTAATTGA
- a CDS encoding AMP-binding protein, whose amino-acid sequence MEDLNQSEQQEFLPTHIHYLLHWEKITPNKVYLVQPLPSGEVISFTWKDVANQVRRMAAYLTSLNMPAKSQIAILGKNSAHWIMADLAIWMSGHISVPLYTTLNADGTQYILDHSESKFLFIGKLDGMGDSWNDVKKIIPANFPCVRLPLSPDYDAPKWEDIVAKTEPLETVIFPEADDLATIIYTSGSTGLPKGVMQSFTTLLAPSSELKNTFSVTPAERALSYLPLAHAAERIFIESSSLICGFTVYFTNSLDTFIDDLNRAKPTIFFSVPRLWTKFYLGINEKIPLSVQNVLFKLPVIGKFIKNKLLTKLGLNHVRYALTGSAPLPVNIIKWYRGLGLELLEVYGMTENAGYSHITRFGQYESGFVGHVQNRVECKIDKNGEILVKSPGTMLGYYKNPEKTAEDLTPDWFLRTGDMGEIDAQGRLKITGRVKDIFKTSKGKYVMPVPIEQKIGNHQMIESVCVGGASHKQPIAFVMLAEEVRHKLKQDNKRDEIESTLFALKNEINEKLESHEKIGFIVVITDLWSMDNDMLTPTMKIKRNKIESKYEPRIEQWVAENKEVIWE is encoded by the coding sequence ATGGAAGATTTAAATCAGTCGGAACAGCAGGAATTTTTACCCACACATATTCATTATTTATTGCATTGGGAAAAAATCACGCCGAACAAAGTCTACTTAGTTCAACCCTTGCCCAGTGGTGAGGTGATCAGTTTTACATGGAAAGACGTTGCGAATCAGGTGCGCCGTATGGCGGCATATTTAACATCATTAAATATGCCTGCGAAAAGTCAGATTGCAATTTTAGGCAAGAACAGTGCGCACTGGATTATGGCGGATTTAGCCATTTGGATGTCAGGGCACATTTCAGTACCACTTTACACCACTTTAAATGCTGACGGTACGCAATATATACTCGATCATAGTGAGAGTAAATTTCTGTTTATTGGGAAATTAGACGGAATGGGTGACAGCTGGAATGACGTCAAGAAGATTATTCCCGCAAATTTTCCATGCGTGAGATTACCGCTTTCGCCAGATTATGATGCACCCAAATGGGAAGATATCGTAGCTAAAACTGAACCTTTGGAAACGGTTATATTTCCAGAAGCGGATGATTTAGCCACTATTATTTATACATCAGGAAGTACGGGCTTACCTAAAGGGGTGATGCAAAGTTTCACCACGTTATTGGCGCCGTCGAGTGAGCTGAAAAATACCTTTAGTGTGACACCAGCTGAAAGGGCGTTGTCCTATTTACCCCTCGCGCATGCAGCTGAACGTATTTTCATTGAATCATCGTCACTCATTTGTGGCTTTACAGTATATTTTACCAATTCCCTCGATACTTTTATTGATGATTTGAATCGGGCAAAACCCACCATTTTCTTCTCAGTTCCAAGGCTATGGACCAAATTCTATTTAGGCATCAATGAAAAAATTCCGCTAAGTGTTCAGAATGTCTTATTCAAATTGCCTGTGATAGGTAAGTTTATTAAAAATAAACTGTTGACCAAGCTCGGTTTAAATCATGTTCGTTATGCGCTAACAGGTTCTGCACCGCTCCCTGTCAATATTATTAAATGGTATCGCGGTCTAGGGTTAGAGCTACTTGAAGTTTATGGCATGACTGAAAATGCGGGCTATTCGCATATTACCCGTTTTGGACAGTATGAAAGTGGTTTTGTAGGTCATGTGCAAAATCGAGTTGAATGTAAAATTGATAAAAATGGCGAAATTTTGGTAAAAAGCCCAGGTACTATGCTCGGCTATTATAAAAATCCTGAGAAGACCGCTGAGGATTTAACACCGGATTGGTTCTTACGCACAGGGGATATGGGGGAAATAGATGCCCAAGGCAGACTCAAAATTACTGGTCGTGTTAAAGATATCTTCAAAACATCCAAAGGTAAGTATGTAATGCCCGTCCCGATTGAACAAAAGATTGGTAATCATCAAATGATTGAATCTGTCTGTGTAGGCGGAGCAAGTCACAAGCAACCCATTGCATTTGTGATGTTGGCTGAGGAAGTTCGTCATAAACTCAAACAAGACAACAAGCGTGATGAGATTGAAAGCACATTGTTTGCTTTAAAAAATGAGATCAATGAAAAATTGGAGTCACATGAAAAAATTGGTTTTATTGTGGTGATTACAGATTTATGGAGCATGGATAACGATATGCTCACCCCAACCATGAAAATTAAGCGCAATAAGATTGAATCTAAGTATGAGCCACGGATCGAACAGTGGGTGGCAGAAAACAAAGAAGTCATTTGGGAGTAA
- the fabR gene encoding HTH-type transcriptional repressor FabR — MTALNIALPLTALERDSTSASDHGTIRSVGRKATITKEELFQAALNLIGPQKSIASLSLREVAREAGIAPNSFYRHFKDIDELAIELIDRSAIVLRQILHEARLKASRHSSIVRSSVEVFIEQLDADEGNLSLLLREGYTGSASYKEAVEKQLNYFQQELQEDLVRLERLNSSKMLHPELAAKAITQLVFNMGAKVINLPSEERKEVAEQTMIMIRMILEGARHLKDSKTP; from the coding sequence ATGACTGCCTTAAACATTGCGTTACCCCTAACTGCTTTAGAACGAGATTCCACATCTGCCTCAGACCATGGAACGATACGATCTGTCGGTCGTAAAGCCACGATTACCAAAGAAGAATTGTTCCAAGCTGCTTTAAATCTGATTGGGCCGCAAAAAAGTATTGCGTCTTTAAGTTTGCGCGAAGTTGCCCGTGAAGCAGGCATTGCACCAAATAGTTTCTATCGTCATTTTAAAGACATTGATGAACTGGCTATAGAGTTGATTGATCGCTCTGCAATTGTACTGCGTCAAATTTTGCATGAAGCACGCTTAAAAGCGTCGAGGCACTCAAGCATTGTACGTAGTTCAGTTGAAGTTTTTATTGAACAATTAGATGCAGATGAAGGCAATTTAAGTCTATTGTTACGCGAAGGCTATACCGGATCAGCCTCTTATAAAGAAGCGGTAGAAAAACAGCTCAATTATTTCCAACAGGAATTACAAGAAGATTTGGTGCGTTTAGAGCGACTGAATAGCAGTAAAATGCTACATCCTGAATTGGCTGCCAAAGCCATTACCCAGTTGGTGTTCAATATGGGTGCTAAAGTGATTAATTTACCGAGCGAAGAGCGTAAAGAAGTCGCGGAACAAACCATGATTATGATTCGGATGATTTTAGAAGGTGCGCGTCATTTGAAAGATTCTAAAACACCTTAA
- a CDS encoding flavin reductase family protein translates to MHAVMQRKSVFGSIVESVFDAQAANFWLKKINPIWSVNESLGRIVEKSETASETVSLKIQINKKFNMGQAGQHHPVIVTRNGRRYERTYSLTQLDDAHVLLTAKKVHKGMASTWLCELSKIGDVIEFGLPYGDMLIDKNHAPLVLLAAGSGITPMYSLLKTLVKTKQIENKPVQLMYWVKKHSDAAFKTELEQWAIQYPNFKLHIFYTQEQEMDARLNPEHVQCIENLNTTTVYSCGPSGFVAVAEQMFAQAKVFKSEAFSLTPVINNETGFITVTLSKLNQSVSIPKGQSILLGLEQQNIKPTHGCRMGVCNKCACVKAQGSTKNLVNGAEHTEPGGLLKICVNSAQTDLVIDL, encoded by the coding sequence ATGCACGCTGTTATGCAACGAAAATCTGTTTTCGGTTCGATTGTTGAATCTGTCTTTGATGCACAGGCTGCAAATTTTTGGCTAAAAAAAATTAATCCAATCTGGTCGGTCAATGAGTCACTCGGTCGTATTGTTGAAAAAAGCGAAACAGCTTCAGAAACGGTTAGTCTCAAAATTCAAATCAATAAAAAATTCAATATGGGTCAAGCAGGGCAACATCATCCTGTCATCGTGACACGTAATGGTCGTCGCTATGAGCGTACCTATAGCTTGACGCAACTTGATGATGCACATGTGCTGCTTACTGCAAAAAAAGTGCATAAGGGTATGGCGAGCACATGGTTATGCGAGCTCTCTAAAATTGGAGATGTGATCGAGTTTGGCTTGCCTTATGGCGATATGTTGATTGACAAGAATCATGCGCCCTTGGTGTTATTGGCAGCGGGTAGCGGGATTACCCCAATGTACAGTTTGCTTAAGACATTGGTAAAAACGAAGCAAATTGAAAATAAGCCTGTTCAATTGATGTATTGGGTTAAAAAACACAGTGATGCTGCATTTAAAACTGAACTTGAACAGTGGGCAATCCAGTATCCAAATTTCAAGCTACATATTTTTTATACGCAAGAACAGGAGATGGATGCACGTCTAAACCCTGAACATGTGCAATGTATTGAAAACTTGAATACAACGACCGTATATAGCTGTGGTCCATCTGGTTTTGTGGCTGTAGCTGAACAGATGTTTGCTCAAGCCAAAGTATTCAAAAGTGAAGCCTTTAGCCTGACCCCAGTGATCAACAATGAAACGGGCTTTATTACGGTAACTTTGTCTAAGTTGAATCAAAGTGTATCGATTCCAAAAGGACAATCGATTTTACTTGGACTTGAACAACAAAATATTAAACCCACTCACGGCTGTCGTATGGGGGTGTGCAATAAATGTGCGTGTGTCAAAGCACAAGGTTCAACCAAGAATTTAGTCAATGGCGCTGAACATACAGAACCAGGTGGTCTATTAAAAATTTGCGTCAATTCAGCTCAGACTGATTTAGTCATTGATCTTTAA
- a CDS encoding fatty acid desaturase family protein: MNMPVKLQYFKNPKNRELSHYELDELARELDAIKQDVLDDIGEKDEKYIKRVYAAIRYSSIAGRACLFAGWFPPAWILGTGLLGFAKIMENMELGHNVMHGQYDWMNDPKFKGTTYEWDIVGTASDWRQTHNFKHHTYTNIKGMDDDIGYGIIRLFPEQRWKKGYLLQPLYSIPFCLLFQWGVAIQNLEIGKYLKGRMSKQEFHSRWQPMQKKISKQLFKDYIFFPLIAGPAALPVFTGNLVANGLRNIWTFSIIFCGHFTKDVEVFPKSVLENESRGHWYMRQIRGSSNLTGSEGFHILTGHLSHQIEHHLYPDIPARRYRQMGPKVKAVCEKYGLNYNNASLIKQYGSVIKRIVKYAFPFKK; encoded by the coding sequence ATGAATATGCCAGTAAAGTTACAATATTTTAAGAATCCTAAAAATCGTGAATTAAGCCACTATGAGTTAGATGAGCTTGCACGTGAATTAGATGCCATTAAACAAGACGTACTTGATGATATTGGTGAGAAAGACGAAAAATATATCAAGCGTGTGTATGCTGCAATTCGATATAGTTCGATTGCAGGTCGTGCCTGTTTATTCGCGGGGTGGTTTCCACCAGCTTGGATTTTAGGTACAGGGCTATTAGGCTTTGCCAAAATCATGGAAAATATGGAACTCGGTCATAACGTGATGCATGGTCAATATGACTGGATGAATGATCCGAAATTCAAAGGCACAACCTATGAATGGGACATTGTCGGCACTGCTTCAGATTGGCGTCAGACCCATAACTTTAAGCATCATACCTATACCAATATCAAAGGTATGGATGATGATATTGGTTATGGCATCATTCGTTTGTTCCCAGAGCAACGTTGGAAAAAAGGTTATTTATTACAACCTTTATATAGCATTCCGTTTTGCTTGCTGTTCCAGTGGGGCGTAGCGATTCAAAACTTAGAAATTGGTAAATATTTAAAAGGTCGCATGTCTAAGCAAGAGTTTCATTCGCGCTGGCAGCCGATGCAGAAGAAAATTTCTAAACAACTGTTCAAAGATTATATCTTTTTCCCACTGATTGCAGGACCTGCGGCGTTGCCTGTATTTACAGGGAACTTGGTTGCCAATGGTCTGCGTAATATCTGGACCTTTAGTATTATTTTCTGTGGTCACTTTACCAAAGACGTTGAAGTGTTTCCGAAATCAGTTTTGGAAAACGAAAGTCGCGGACATTGGTATATGCGCCAAATTCGTGGTTCATCTAATTTAACGGGTTCTGAAGGATTCCATATTTTGACCGGTCATTTGAGTCATCAAATTGAGCATCATTTGTATCCAGACATTCCGGCGCGCCGTTACCGTCAAATGGGCCCAAAAGTAAAAGCTGTGTGTGAAAAATATGGCTTGAATTATAACAATGCGAGTCTAATCAAACAGTACGGTAGTGTGATTAAACGTATTGTGAAATATGCATTTCCGTTTAAGAAATAA
- a CDS encoding sulfite exporter TauE/SafE family protein has product MILESLNFSLIFFAFCAGLVDATVGGGGLILVPALMYAYPNLNIATIFGTNKVTALASASSSAFGFIRRVKIPWKLVLPTMVSAFIFAYIGAISVAYIPKTFMQYAVFILLIVMAIYTFVKKDLGKVHTLLHVGAKEICMGMLFGALIGFYDGVFGPGSGSFFLFLFIKVFAFDFIHAVASAKLLNIATFSAALIFFIPAGHVLWAVSFYMVISAMIGALIGTQLAFKYGSGFIRIFFLVLLIFLIARMGYQLFA; this is encoded by the coding sequence ATGATCCTAGAATCCCTTAACTTTTCTCTAATTTTTTTTGCCTTTTGTGCTGGACTGGTCGATGCTACGGTAGGCGGTGGTGGTTTAATTTTGGTGCCAGCACTGATGTATGCTTACCCAAATCTGAATATCGCCACTATTTTTGGCACCAATAAAGTCACTGCGCTTGCTAGTGCCTCTTCATCTGCTTTTGGCTTTATCAGACGTGTAAAAATCCCATGGAAATTGGTTTTACCCACCATGGTATCTGCATTTATTTTTGCCTATATTGGCGCTATTTCTGTGGCATATATTCCCAAAACTTTCATGCAATATGCAGTCTTCATATTACTGATTGTCATGGCGATTTATACCTTTGTAAAAAAGGATTTGGGGAAAGTTCATACACTCCTGCATGTAGGTGCAAAAGAAATCTGTATGGGCATGCTGTTTGGTGCACTCATTGGTTTTTATGACGGTGTATTCGGACCTGGCTCAGGCAGTTTCTTTTTATTTTTGTTTATTAAAGTCTTTGCCTTCGATTTTATTCATGCTGTGGCCTCTGCAAAACTTCTCAACATCGCCACCTTTAGTGCAGCGCTGATATTTTTTATTCCCGCAGGTCATGTACTGTGGGCCGTGAGCTTTTATATGGTTATTTCCGCCATGATCGGTGCATTGATCGGAACACAACTGGCCTTTAAATATGGCAGCGGCTTTATTCGAATCTTTTTCTTGGTGCTGCTCATCTTTCTCATTGCCCGCATGGGCTACCAATTGTTTGCCTGA
- a CDS encoding SIMPL domain-containing protein (The SIMPL domain is named for its presence in mouse protein SIMPL (signalling molecule that associates with mouse pelle-like kinase). Bacterial member BP26, from Brucella, was shown to assemble into a channel-like structure, while YggE from E. coli has been associated with resistance to oxidative stress.), whose product MRYLSLATLMISAAVSSNLFAQSNDALNYNVVNIQAEAMRQVSNDEMHAVLFIEKSNKQPAELSSQITQLMNQAMLLAKKYPQVKVETGSQTTYPVYDNDSNKLKEWRGRAEINIESTDFKAASQLVSELQQSFQTQSINFTVSDAQRKKVENELMVEASKNFQQRAQLLSQTWNKSGYNLVNLNLNTSNHYPQPIMRASMAKFASAEAADAQSVAAGESKITVNANGTIQFK is encoded by the coding sequence ATGCGCTATTTAAGCCTTGCTACCCTCATGATCTCTGCCGCTGTCAGCAGCAACCTCTTTGCGCAGTCAAATGACGCACTTAATTATAATGTGGTGAACATTCAGGCGGAAGCGATGCGTCAGGTGTCAAATGATGAAATGCATGCCGTTTTATTTATTGAAAAAAGCAACAAACAACCGGCTGAGCTATCCAGTCAAATTACACAACTGATGAATCAAGCGATGCTATTGGCAAAAAAATATCCACAAGTAAAAGTAGAAACAGGTTCACAAACGACTTATCCAGTCTATGACAATGACAGTAATAAACTCAAAGAATGGCGTGGTCGCGCCGAAATTAATATTGAAAGTACTGACTTTAAGGCGGCAAGCCAACTGGTCAGCGAGCTGCAACAAAGTTTCCAGACGCAATCGATAAATTTTACTGTCTCAGATGCGCAGCGTAAAAAAGTGGAAAACGAGTTGATGGTTGAAGCCTCAAAAAACTTTCAACAACGTGCACAGCTATTAAGCCAAACATGGAATAAATCTGGATACAATCTGGTCAATTTAAATCTTAATACCAGTAACCATTACCCTCAACCCATCATGCGTGCCAGCATGGCAAAATTTGCAAGTGCTGAAGCAGCAGATGCACAAAGCGTAGCCGCGGGTGAATCTAAAATTACCGTTAATGCAAATGGTACAATTCAATTTAAATAA